In the genome of Nocardia sp. NBC_00416, one region contains:
- a CDS encoding mycofactocin-coupled SDR family oxidoreductase: MPDGVADLTGRTAIVTGAARGQGRAVARSLARRGATVWIADLCAPSDTAPYPLATSDDLAETARLIESDGGDCHPSVLDVRDATSVTAFADAVAARAGGIDILVTCAGIVGFAPAAELSDAMWADMLATNLTGTFHCIRAVLPHMAATESGRIVAISSMSGRQGTPNLAHYSASKWGVIGLVKSVALEYAESGVTANVVCPTNVDTPMLHNPALYSLFAPDLDHPERIDVEDRYARMSPMRIPWCPPEAIADAVDYLVGESGRYTTGSVLDVGLGATARMP; encoded by the coding sequence ATGCCTGACGGCGTAGCCGACCTCACCGGCCGCACGGCAATCGTCACGGGCGCCGCGCGAGGACAGGGTCGCGCGGTCGCGCGGTCGCTCGCCCGACGCGGCGCCACCGTGTGGATCGCCGACTTGTGCGCGCCCAGCGATACAGCCCCTTATCCGCTGGCGACCAGCGACGATCTCGCCGAGACAGCCCGCCTGATCGAGAGCGACGGCGGCGACTGCCACCCATCCGTACTGGACGTCCGGGACGCCACGTCCGTCACCGCGTTCGCCGACGCGGTCGCCGCACGCGCGGGCGGCATCGACATTCTCGTAACGTGCGCCGGAATCGTCGGATTCGCGCCGGCCGCCGAACTCTCCGACGCAATGTGGGCCGATATGCTGGCCACGAATCTGACCGGGACGTTCCACTGCATCCGGGCCGTCCTACCCCATATGGCCGCCACCGAGTCGGGCCGGATCGTGGCGATCTCATCGATGAGCGGCAGACAGGGAACTCCGAATCTCGCCCACTACTCGGCGTCGAAATGGGGTGTGATCGGTCTGGTCAAATCCGTCGCTCTCGAATACGCGGAAAGCGGCGTGACCGCGAACGTCGTCTGCCCTACCAATGTGGATACCCCGATGCTGCACAACCCGGCGTTGTACTCATTGTTCGCACCCGATCTCGACCACCCCGAAAGAATAGACGTCGAAGACCGATACGCCCGGATGAGCCCCATGCGGATCCCGTGGTGCCCACCGGAGGCGATCGCCGACGCGGTCGATTATCTGGTCGGCGAATCCGGCCGCTACACAACCGGATCGGTACTCGACGTGGGGCTCGGGGCGACTGCCCGGATGCCGTGA
- a CDS encoding tryptophan 2,3-dioxygenase, producing MPIERQMLRSAQCRLHRFVGRTDSNSTGLIQKVGTDSPILERRPELPNHRLYQSNSCGLPTSVCRGDERRRHHLLETARERPVCRPAGTRPAVGRAVAFCRPPRCGRRLSGLGSRGAESAVGTDEGRSAYVEYLGLARILDAQRIRTQPAEHDEMLFIIFHQATELWFKLLLHELTATREAFRTDGPVLPALARAQQILLLLDNQWLVLDTLTPTAFHRIRPFLGPASGMFSEQYRALEFLLGKRHSGWQDIAPEYSAGPSLFDELIGYLHRRGHAVPESYLERDWRCGRETTPELLGVFQGIYAAGHHGVEYEICEQLSGIDAYLRLWRQRHLEIVRKHIADAPGTGGTSGAGYLSRTIDALYFPELVKPHDL from the coding sequence ATGCCCATAGAGCGTCAAATGTTGAGGAGTGCCCAGTGCCGACTTCACCGATTCGTCGGCCGGACGGATTCGAATTCCACGGGGCTTATTCAGAAGGTCGGCACGGATTCTCCGATCCTCGAGCGGCGGCCCGAACTTCCGAATCACCGCCTATATCAGTCGAATTCGTGCGGATTGCCCACCTCGGTCTGTCGCGGCGACGAGAGGCGGCGCCACCACCTCCTCGAGACCGCCCGGGAGCGACCGGTGTGCCGGCCCGCCGGGACCCGACCGGCAGTCGGCCGCGCGGTCGCGTTCTGCCGCCCGCCTCGGTGTGGCCGACGTCTCAGTGGGCTCGGATCCAGAGGGGCGGAATCCGCTGTGGGTACTGATGAGGGCAGGTCAGCCTATGTGGAGTACCTAGGTTTGGCGCGGATACTCGATGCGCAGCGGATCCGCACGCAACCGGCAGAGCACGACGAGATGCTCTTCATCATCTTCCACCAGGCGACCGAGTTGTGGTTCAAGCTGCTCCTGCACGAGCTGACCGCGACACGAGAGGCGTTCCGCACGGACGGGCCCGTGTTGCCCGCGCTGGCACGCGCCCAGCAGATCTTGCTGCTGCTGGACAATCAATGGCTGGTGCTGGACACATTGACTCCCACCGCTTTTCACCGTATACGGCCGTTTCTCGGCCCCGCGTCCGGGATGTTTTCCGAACAGTATCGGGCGCTGGAATTCCTTCTCGGAAAACGACATTCCGGTTGGCAAGATATCGCCCCGGAGTATTCGGCCGGTCCGAGTCTGTTCGATGAGCTGATCGGCTATCTGCACCGGCGCGGTCACGCGGTGCCGGAGAGCTATCTCGAACGGGATTGGCGCTGCGGCCGTGAGACGACCCCGGAATTGCTCGGGGTATTCCAGGGCATCTATGCCGCGGGGCATCACGGTGTCGAATACGAGATCTGCGAGCAACTTTCGGGCATCGACGCATACCTGCGGCTGTGGCGGCAGCGGCACCTCGAGATCGTCCGGAAGCATATCGCCGACGCGCCGGGAACCGGCGGAACCTCGGGTGCGGGATACCTCAGCCGGACCATCGACGCGCTGTACTTTCCCGAACTGGTGAAACCGCATGATCTTTGA
- a CDS encoding TetR/AcrR family transcriptional regulator — MGNRRDQIKRVAAGLFVEHGVAGTSVRDIAEGVGMLSGSLYHHFPSKDAIAFAILSDFLTDLNARYRSVLPHVNGMREELRALVHSSIEIAGAHPYATEIYQNERAYHGPDAPAAIATAVREAHTFWIAAATKASACGELRAGLDPVEFARMLREGVWWSIRYHREHLDERRDEVTDTVLAAFVDGGAAPGARTGARPAADDRSIVDRLDRIERRLEKLSDSLLHEP, encoded by the coding sequence ATGGGTAACCGCCGAGACCAGATCAAGCGCGTAGCCGCGGGGCTCTTCGTCGAGCACGGAGTGGCGGGTACCAGCGTGCGCGATATCGCCGAGGGCGTCGGCATGCTGTCCGGCAGCCTCTACCATCATTTCCCGTCCAAGGATGCGATCGCGTTCGCGATCCTCAGCGATTTCCTGACCGATCTGAACGCCCGCTACCGATCGGTTCTCCCGCACGTCAACGGAATGCGCGAGGAGCTTCGCGCCCTGGTCCATTCGTCGATCGAGATCGCCGGGGCACACCCGTACGCGACCGAGATCTACCAGAACGAGCGGGCCTATCACGGCCCCGACGCGCCCGCGGCGATCGCGACCGCGGTCCGGGAGGCGCACACCTTCTGGATCGCCGCCGCCACCAAGGCGAGCGCCTGCGGCGAACTGCGTGCCGGTCTCGATCCGGTCGAGTTCGCACGGATGCTCCGCGAGGGCGTGTGGTGGTCGATCCGCTATCACCGCGAACACCTGGACGAGCGACGTGACGAGGTCACCGATACCGTGCTGGCGGCCTTCGTCGACGGCGGCGCCGCGCCCGGCGCACGCACGGGCGCCCGGCCGGCGGCCGACGATCGGTCGATCGTCGATCGACTCGACCGTATCGAGCGTCGGCTGGAGAAACTGTCGGACTCCCTGCTGCACGAGCCGTAG
- a CDS encoding branched-chain amino acid ABC transporter permease, with translation MGAAAITTTRPTARALLAELSTCLAVVVVVLLWMGPSLYRQDLVFLAATYALVALGMYLPFVLAGSLSMAYSAYAAIGAYAVAYLSVKQGLSPWWGWLAGMLIAAAVALVIAVATRKLSGFYLAAVTLLFAIAFEHWLGDATAVTGGASGISAIPVPSLFGWEPPRYAQVVAAIVFVCAVAVLIDRLRRSAWGISLSAARESAPAVQSAGISPTHLTVVALAVGAAIASTGGALFTVSVQAVTPETFGLDLVFLAIFMPIIGGRGSAWGAPLGALIVVAVTLNMPGYQGSGELLLAVVVLVILLLAPGGIIGWARRISTRLIPSRPRDRR, from the coding sequence ATGGGTGCTGCCGCGATCACAACCACCAGACCTACCGCACGGGCGCTGCTCGCCGAACTGTCCACCTGCCTCGCGGTCGTCGTCGTGGTGTTGCTCTGGATGGGGCCCAGCCTGTACCGCCAGGACCTCGTCTTCCTCGCCGCCACCTACGCCCTGGTCGCGCTGGGCATGTACCTTCCGTTCGTGCTGGCCGGCTCACTGTCCATGGCCTACAGCGCCTATGCGGCCATCGGCGCGTACGCGGTCGCCTACCTCTCGGTGAAACAGGGCCTGTCACCGTGGTGGGGCTGGCTCGCCGGCATGCTGATCGCCGCCGCGGTCGCCCTCGTCATCGCCGTGGCGACCCGGAAACTGTCCGGGTTCTATCTCGCGGCCGTGACATTGCTCTTCGCGATCGCCTTCGAACATTGGCTGGGCGACGCCACCGCCGTCACCGGCGGTGCGTCGGGAATCTCCGCCATCCCGGTTCCGTCGCTGTTCGGCTGGGAACCGCCGCGCTACGCCCAGGTGGTGGCCGCGATCGTATTCGTCTGCGCGGTAGCGGTCCTGATCGACCGGCTCCGTCGCTCCGCCTGGGGCATCTCGCTCTCCGCCGCCCGCGAGAGCGCTCCCGCGGTGCAATCCGCCGGCATCTCCCCGACCCATCTGACAGTGGTGGCATTGGCGGTCGGCGCGGCGATCGCCTCCACCGGCGGCGCGCTGTTCACGGTATCGGTACAGGCGGTGACCCCGGAGACCTTCGGTCTGGACCTGGTGTTCCTCGCCATTTTCATGCCGATCATCGGTGGCCGCGGATCGGCCTGGGGCGCGCCGCTCGGTGCGCTGATCGTCGTGGCCGTCACCTTGAACATGCCCGGCTACCAGGGCTCGGGCGAGCTGCTGCTGGCCGTGGTCGTACTGGTCATCCTGCTGCTCGCACCCGGCGGAATCATCGGCTGGGCCCGCCGGATCTCCACCCGGCTCATACCGTCCCGGCCCCGAGACAGGAGGTGA
- a CDS encoding ABC transporter ATP-binding protein, with protein MITTHGITVSYGNAVAVRDVTLRAGSGEVTALVGPNGAGKSSLLSALFGSTPARGAVTLDDTELSGAPAQQRLRAGVAFVPQGRQLFGRLTVRENLEIGARLLGARNDVLDTAFDRFPILRTRSKQLAGVLSGGEQQMLVLARALLVAPRVLLLDEMTTALSPKISGELLDHVRELADTGITVVVAEPALHRVSRIVDRGYVMIRGTLSEPKENAADLDTAYRAAMGMLEEAL; from the coding sequence ATGATCACCACCCACGGGATCACGGTCAGCTACGGCAACGCCGTCGCGGTCCGGGACGTCACGCTGCGCGCGGGCTCGGGCGAGGTCACCGCGCTGGTGGGGCCGAACGGCGCCGGTAAGTCGAGCCTGCTCTCCGCGCTGTTCGGCAGTACTCCGGCACGCGGCGCCGTCACCCTCGACGACACCGAGCTCAGCGGTGCGCCCGCCCAGCAGCGGCTGCGCGCCGGAGTCGCTTTCGTCCCTCAGGGCCGGCAATTGTTCGGGCGCTTGACGGTACGGGAGAACCTCGAGATCGGGGCACGACTGCTGGGCGCCCGCAACGACGTCCTCGACACGGCCTTCGACCGGTTCCCGATCCTGCGGACCCGGTCGAAACAGCTCGCCGGCGTCCTCTCCGGCGGCGAACAGCAGATGCTGGTGCTCGCCCGCGCCCTGCTGGTCGCACCGCGGGTGCTCCTGCTCGACGAGATGACCACCGCGCTGTCGCCGAAGATCTCCGGGGAGCTGCTCGACCACGTTCGCGAGCTGGCGGACACCGGGATCACGGTCGTGGTCGCCGAACCGGCTTTGCACCGTGTCTCCCGCATCGTCGACCGCGGGTACGTCATGATCCGTGGCACCCTCTCCGAGCCGAAGGAGAACGCCGCCGACCTCGATACCGCCTACCGTGCCGCCATGGGCATGCTGGAGGAAGCCCTGTGA
- a CDS encoding class I adenylate-forming enzyme family protein: MKPARRADIADTPGFTADPDAFTDYSVSDLVRHWARSRADEPAYISPAGTTTWAEYDRIADSVCAALLSLGNTPAATVYLPDTVEFHAALVGAYRAGVLAVAVGARSGPAEVAHLMSASGSTVLVTTSDNRGRPVSDLVRELQARDATPAALVLVDGAEITIDGDAAWATGRPAVPAEFSVDDVCLLNSTSGTTGRPKLVKQTQRRWNSFAAVACRNAAMHAQEVVAAFVPAPFGFGLWTSHFLPALLGRPALVMDRFDPVIAIDLMARHHATVLACVSTQFRMMLQTPDSTPARASTLRVMFTGGEAVPYAEAKRFEEATGALVLQFYGSNETGAASATTVDDDDETRLGTSGRLIPEMNVRVLDDGTNEGGPGVRRGQPAVRGPLISPGYWNDEAANAELFTDDGWILLGDIVEVDESDRLRVVGRLADLIIRGGKNISALEVEDFVREHPAVEMVAAVGVPDPIFGERLCAAVTLTPGTDHLTLDELNSWLREAGITREYLPERLRVFENMPLAPGGKIAKARVRQLIETNTGDDHA, encoded by the coding sequence ATGAAACCGGCCCGCCGCGCCGATATCGCCGACACCCCCGGATTCACCGCCGACCCGGACGCGTTCACCGACTACTCGGTGAGCGACCTGGTTCGGCACTGGGCCCGCAGCCGGGCGGACGAACCCGCGTACATCAGCCCGGCCGGGACCACCACCTGGGCCGAATACGACCGCATCGCCGACAGCGTCTGCGCGGCGCTGCTCTCCCTGGGGAACACTCCGGCCGCCACCGTCTACCTGCCCGACACCGTGGAGTTCCACGCCGCGCTGGTCGGGGCGTACCGCGCCGGGGTGCTCGCCGTCGCGGTCGGGGCGCGCTCCGGACCGGCGGAAGTCGCTCATCTGATGTCGGCGTCCGGTTCCACCGTGCTCGTGACCACCAGCGACAACCGCGGGCGACCGGTGTCCGATCTGGTGCGCGAATTGCAGGCACGCGACGCGACCCCGGCAGCGCTGGTCCTCGTCGACGGCGCGGAGATCACCATCGACGGCGACGCGGCCTGGGCGACCGGGCGCCCCGCAGTTCCGGCGGAGTTCTCCGTGGACGACGTGTGCCTCCTCAACAGCACGTCGGGCACGACCGGGCGGCCGAAGCTGGTCAAGCAGACCCAGCGGCGGTGGAACTCCTTCGCGGCGGTGGCCTGCCGCAACGCCGCCATGCACGCACAGGAGGTCGTCGCCGCGTTCGTCCCCGCGCCCTTCGGGTTCGGGCTGTGGACCTCGCATTTCCTGCCGGCGCTCCTCGGCCGGCCGGCCCTGGTGATGGACAGATTCGATCCCGTGATCGCAATCGATCTGATGGCCCGCCACCACGCCACCGTGCTGGCCTGTGTGAGCACCCAGTTCCGGATGATGCTGCAGACACCGGACAGCACACCGGCCCGAGCGAGCACGCTGCGAGTCATGTTCACCGGCGGCGAGGCCGTGCCCTACGCCGAGGCCAAACGTTTCGAGGAAGCCACCGGCGCGCTGGTCCTCCAGTTCTACGGTTCCAACGAGACCGGGGCGGCGAGCGCCACCACGGTCGACGATGACGACGAGACCCGGCTGGGCACCAGCGGCCGCCTCATCCCGGAGATGAACGTCCGGGTCCTCGACGACGGCACGAACGAAGGCGGCCCCGGCGTCCGGCGTGGACAGCCCGCGGTGCGCGGACCGCTCATATCGCCCGGTTACTGGAACGACGAGGCCGCGAACGCCGAACTGTTCACCGACGACGGCTGGATCCTCCTCGGTGACATCGTGGAAGTCGACGAATCCGATCGACTGCGAGTAGTGGGGCGGCTGGCGGACCTGATCATTCGCGGCGGCAAGAACATCTCCGCACTCGAAGTGGAGGACTTCGTTCGCGAGCACCCTGCGGTGGAAATGGTCGCGGCGGTCGGCGTGCCCGATCCTATATTCGGCGAACGACTGTGTGCCGCGGTGACATTGACTCCAGGAACCGACCATTTGACGCTCGACGAGCTGAATTCGTGGCTTCGCGAAGCCGGAATCACCCGCGAATACCTACCGGAACGACTGCGAGTGTTCGAGAATATGCCGTTGGCCCCCGGCGGAAAGATCGCCAAAGCCCGGGTACGGCAGTTGATCGAGACGAACACGGGAGATGACCATGCCTGA
- a CDS encoding branched-chain amino acid ABC transporter permease, whose amino-acid sequence MSDPQLWLAAAEIGCFFALVALSIYLVVVGASFFNFAAGPYAMAAAVLTGYATAHWGVPVLVGAALGVAVAVGISLLTEVVVVRPVQRRSGGAELPALVAVTATLFAIQQLAGTIFGRTPVSVAALIPLPDFRVGSVAVQGTTAAIVLVTAVVLSATVLWLRLTATGQLLRAVGDNHEAARMIGVNVNRVRLWAFGLSGAIAALAGIVFAAKSGAQFTSGLSWTLTGFIALVVGGTGKPWAPLIGGLLLGCVQVFGAFYFGATGSSIAIFLIALVFFAFRPEGLFQRKVRV is encoded by the coding sequence ATGAGCGACCCACAGCTGTGGCTTGCCGCGGCCGAGATCGGCTGCTTCTTCGCCCTGGTCGCCCTGTCGATCTATCTGGTCGTCGTGGGCGCTTCGTTCTTCAACTTCGCCGCCGGCCCGTACGCGATGGCCGCGGCCGTGCTCACCGGGTACGCGACCGCCCACTGGGGAGTGCCGGTCCTGGTCGGCGCGGCCCTGGGAGTCGCTGTCGCAGTGGGGATATCACTGCTGACCGAAGTCGTCGTGGTCCGGCCCGTGCAACGCCGGTCCGGCGGCGCGGAACTTCCCGCGCTGGTCGCCGTCACCGCCACGCTGTTCGCCATCCAGCAGCTCGCGGGCACGATCTTCGGCCGGACGCCGGTCTCGGTGGCCGCGCTGATCCCGCTGCCGGATTTCCGCGTCGGGTCGGTGGCGGTGCAGGGCACCACGGCCGCCATTGTCCTGGTCACCGCGGTCGTACTGTCCGCCACTGTGCTCTGGCTGCGGCTCACCGCCACCGGCCAGCTCTTGCGCGCGGTCGGTGACAACCACGAAGCCGCACGCATGATCGGCGTGAACGTCAACAGAGTCCGGCTGTGGGCATTCGGTCTCTCCGGAGCCATCGCCGCCCTCGCCGGAATCGTCTTCGCCGCCAAATCCGGCGCCCAGTTCACCAGCGGATTGTCCTGGACGCTCACCGGATTCATCGCCCTCGTCGTCGGCGGCACCGGAAAACCCTGGGCGCCTTTGATAGGCGGACTCCTGCTCGGCTGCGTCCAGGTGTTCGGCGCCTTCTATTTCGGCGCGACCGGCAGTTCGATCGCCATCTTCCTCATCGCCCTCGTGTTCTTCGCGTTCCGTCCCGAAGGCCTGTTCCAACGAAAGGTGCGTGTGTGA
- a CDS encoding ABC transporter ATP-binding protein yields the protein MASTSSAALLSVAGVTKHYGGVTAVDNVGFELPPGRVLGLVGPNGAGKTTLVDCIVGTQSASSGTVHVEGRELRSGPARRAGAGLARTFQHPQLALELTPVENIVPGIVGRSIGSYGAALLALLRGLAGTPHAVLDQARAVAEEYGVTTEPVPTGSLGLGSQRLVEIARAMAAEPRVLLLDEPFAGSDTDGIARISHAVHKVRDSGRSVVLVDHNVDLIAELADSVVLLADGRVAFTGTPQDCMRSAEMQSVYFGTASPEEAR from the coding sequence ATGGCATCCACATCCTCCGCAGCCCTGCTGTCCGTGGCAGGAGTGACCAAGCACTACGGCGGCGTCACCGCCGTGGACAACGTCGGGTTCGAGCTACCGCCCGGCCGCGTGCTCGGATTGGTCGGCCCCAACGGTGCGGGAAAGACCACCCTGGTCGATTGCATCGTCGGCACCCAGTCCGCCAGCTCGGGCACGGTGCACGTCGAAGGCCGCGAACTGCGTTCCGGTCCGGCCCGGCGAGCCGGAGCGGGGCTCGCCCGCACCTTCCAGCACCCACAACTGGCACTGGAACTGACACCCGTCGAGAACATCGTGCCCGGTATCGTCGGCCGGTCGATCGGTTCCTACGGCGCCGCACTACTGGCTCTCCTGCGCGGCCTCGCGGGTACACCGCACGCGGTACTCGACCAGGCGAGGGCGGTCGCCGAGGAGTACGGCGTCACCACCGAGCCGGTACCCACCGGCAGCCTCGGCCTCGGATCGCAGCGTCTGGTCGAGATCGCCCGCGCCATGGCAGCCGAACCCCGGGTGCTGCTGCTGGACGAGCCGTTCGCCGGATCCGATACCGACGGGATCGCGCGAATCTCACACGCCGTGCACAAGGTCCGCGACTCGGGACGGTCGGTCGTCCTGGTCGATCACAATGTCGATCTGATCGCCGAACTCGCCGATTCGGTGGTGTTGCTGGCGGACGGCCGGGTGGCCTTCACCGGAACCCCGCAGGACTGTATGCGCAGCGCGGAAATGCAGTCCGTCTACTTCGGCACCGCATCCCCTGAGGAGGCCCGATGA
- a CDS encoding ABC transporter substrate-binding protein — protein MRHTRMLCWIATAAVALAGCAQVHEPVDDYIVLGMDEDSTGPGASYSTIAGSTVRATVARINAAGGINGKEVRLVVENDESSPTNTPSVIRKLVDQGASAIILSTGSGSALQAKQISQSTGIVTIAPTALTDTVAGPPGNEFAYMAPNPLAQYADVYCGAFEAQGRKRLGVIADSSPAISGILNTLDPRLRKCIDIVGTQKAAVDAADLTAGVSRLLDSDPDVVLVASVGGNFELLAQNTVHRLAPDLQRFSLASIGNQPASWKLAQPGALDGLVYMGSLSADNRRTAELQNWLRTVKGPGYSLTAYDAQAYDSVMLLARAIELAGTHTDPHLLNRAMQEIRDVPASFGQSPLTLSFSPDKHIAPDSACGLVLIEFGSDNTPAGPWSEYQPQCSNKGAQR, from the coding sequence ATGAGACATACCCGGATGCTGTGCTGGATCGCGACCGCCGCCGTGGCGCTCGCGGGCTGCGCCCAGGTCCACGAGCCGGTGGACGACTACATCGTCCTCGGCATGGACGAGGATTCGACCGGCCCGGGAGCGTCCTATTCGACGATCGCCGGTAGCACCGTCCGCGCGACGGTGGCCCGTATCAACGCCGCGGGCGGGATCAACGGCAAAGAGGTCCGGCTGGTCGTGGAGAACGACGAGAGCAGCCCGACGAACACCCCCTCTGTCATTCGAAAGCTGGTCGACCAGGGCGCCTCCGCGATAATCCTGTCGACGGGCAGCGGATCGGCGTTGCAGGCCAAACAGATCTCGCAATCCACCGGGATCGTCACCATCGCGCCCACAGCGCTCACCGACACCGTCGCCGGTCCCCCGGGCAACGAGTTCGCCTACATGGCCCCCAACCCCCTGGCCCAATACGCGGATGTCTATTGCGGGGCATTCGAGGCGCAGGGCCGGAAACGGCTCGGCGTGATAGCCGATTCCAGTCCCGCGATCTCCGGAATCCTCAATACTCTGGATCCCCGGCTCCGCAAGTGCATCGATATCGTCGGCACCCAGAAAGCCGCCGTGGACGCCGCCGATCTCACGGCCGGAGTGAGCAGACTGCTCGACAGCGATCCGGACGTGGTGCTCGTCGCGAGTGTCGGCGGCAACTTCGAGCTGCTCGCGCAGAACACCGTGCACCGGTTGGCGCCCGACCTGCAGCGCTTCTCGCTGGCCTCGATCGGAAACCAGCCCGCGTCCTGGAAACTCGCCCAGCCCGGCGCCCTCGACGGCCTCGTCTATATGGGCAGCCTCAGCGCGGACAACCGCCGGACCGCGGAACTGCAGAACTGGCTGCGAACCGTCAAAGGGCCCGGCTACTCACTGACGGCCTACGACGCGCAGGCCTACGACTCGGTGATGCTCCTCGCGCGGGCCATCGAGCTCGCGGGAACACACACCGATCCGCACCTGCTCAACCGGGCCATGCAGGAGATCCGCGATGTTCCGGCGAGTTTCGGTCAATCACCGCTGACCTTGTCGTTCTCACCCGATAAACACATCGCCCCGGACTCGGCCTGCGGTCTGGTGCTCATCGAGTTCGGCAGCGACAACACACCCGCCGGGCCCTGGTCGGAATACCAGCCGCAGTGCTCGAACAAGGGAGCGCAGCGATGA